GATTCGCGCGCAGGGCGGTCGGAGGGCGTCTCGCAGGCGGTCAGCAGGTTCGCCGACAGCAGCCGCAGCGCCGCCACGGCAAGGCTGTCCGACATCGGGTTCTTGCGGATGCGGCTGGTATAGGCCTCGATCGCATGGACCATCGCGTCGATCCCCGAGGCTGCGGTGTGGACCCGCGGCAGGCCCACCGTCAGCGCCGCATCGAGGATCACGAGGTCGGCAAAGAGCTGCCGCGCCACCACACCCATCTTGCTGTCGCGGGCCGACAGGATGGTGATGTTGGTCACCTCGGACCCGGTCCCGGCCGTTGTCGGCATCTGGACCAGCGGCAGCCGCGCGCCCCTGACCTGGCCGATCCCGTAAAGCGTTTCGATCGGCTGGTCGGAGACGGCCAGGACGGCGGCCAGCTTGGCCACGTCCAGCGACGACCCGCCGCCAAAGCCCAGCACCAGATCGGTTGCGGATGCGCGGGCCAGGGCGGCTGCGTCGATGACATTGGCCTCGGGCGGATCGGCCTGGACCTGGTCGAAGATCACCGGATCGAAGCCCGCCGCCCTGAGCGAGCCGAGCGCCGCATCCAGCAGCCCCGCGCGCCGCACGCCGGTATCGGTGACGATCAGCGGGCGCCGGGCCGGGCAGAAGGCCGAAAGGATCTCGCCCAGCTCGCCCGCCGCCCCCCAGCGGCAGCGGATGTCGGGCACGGTCGCGAAGTCAAACGGGGCGGTTGCAGTCATCGTCTTGATCCTTGCCCATACGCGCGGTCAGGCCGCCAGATAGCCGCCATCCACGGGCATGATCGCACCGTGCACGTAAGAGGCCTCGGGCGACAGAAGAAAGGCCGCGACCGTGGCGATTTCTTGCGGATCGGCCCAGCGTCCCAGCGGGATGCGCGCGTCGATGCCGGCCTTGCGGGCCGGGTCCGTCCGCGCGCCCTGCGAGATGCGCGTCTCGACCCAACCGGGCGCAACCGCGTTGACACGGATGCCGCGCCGCCCCCAGGCCACCGCGAGAGAGCGGGTCAGCGCCGCGACCGCGCCCTTGCTGGTGCCATAGGCCGGCGCCACGGGGTTGCCGAACCAGCTCCACATCGAGGCGATGTTGACGACCGATCCGCCGCTGCGCTCGAGTGCGCCGCGCGCCTGCGTGCAGCAGTTCAGCACGCCGGTGACGTTGACGGCCATCACCTGTTCAAAGATCTCCGGCTGCCATTCGCGGTCAAAGCGGATGGTGCCGGCGCAGGTGACCAGACCGTCCAGCCGGTCCAGCCCCGCGAACAGGGCGGCGACCGAGGCGGGGTCGGTCACGTCGCATTCGGCAAAGCCGAGATCGCCGGGAAAGCAGTCCTCGCTTTCCAGCCCGGCGGCGGTGACATCCCAGCCGCGGGCATGCAGCAGGCGCGCGGTGGCCAGGCCGATGCCCGTGCCCCCGCCCTTCACGACCGCGCAAGGGGCGCCGGTCACGCCCGCTGCTCCGCGTCCAGCATCCGCATGGCGCGGACCAGATCCTGCGGCGCAAGCGGGCGGTGATAGTTGCCGGCATAAGGCGCGGTCAGCGCGACCGTGGCGATGCGTTCAAAGACGGCGTCCTCGGTCACGTCAAGCCGCGCGAACGAGGTCGGCAGGCCGAGGCTGCCCAAGAAATCCGCCATCTCGCGCAGCTCATCAGGCGTGCCTTGCCCCGCGGCGATCTGGGTCAGCGTGCCCAGTGCGACCATCTCGCCATGCAGCAAGCCCGACAGCTGCGGCACCACCGAAAAGCCGCGCACCATCGAATGGGCGATCGACAGCCCGCCGCTTTCGAATGCCAGCCCGCTGAGCAGGACGGCGGCCTCGACCACCCGCTCGAAGGCCGGGTCGGGGGCGGTCGCCGCCATGGCGGCATGGCTGTCGGCCAGCAGGATGGCGCGGGCGCGCGCGACGATGGCCAGCGTCAGCTCGGTCGGCTGGCCGCCGAAGAAGTTGAGCCCGCCGCCAGCCAGCGCGCCCGCCAGCTCATAGGGTTTGGACATCGCATCGCCGATCCCGGCGGCCAGAAAACGGCGCGGCGCGGCGGCGATGACCGCGGTATCGACCAGCACCAGATGCGGGTTGGTCGCCAGGTGGCGCACGCCCTCGACCGCGTGATCGGCGGTATAGACAACGGCGATGTGGCTGGTCGGGCTGTCGTTCGAGGCGATGGTCGGGACGATCCCGACCGGCAGGCGGCGTTCGATCGCGACACCCTTGGCCGTGTCGATGGCCTTGCCTCCGCCGATCCCCAGGATCAGCCGCGCATCCTCGGCCTCGGCGGCCCGCGCGGCGATCTCGGCGCCGGTGCATTCGCCGCCGAAATCCAGCAGCCGCGCGGCCGGCAGCTGCGCGGCGATGCGCGCGCCCAGCAGATCACGCGCCACCGGGTCGATCACCACCGCGACCGGCCCGCCGCCGACGATGGCGATCTCGTCCGCCAGCCGATCGATCGCCCCCGGCCCCTGCACATAGCGCAAGGGCGCCCCCAATATCCGCATCGTTCCTATCCTTTAACGGCGCCGGCCGTCAGGCCCTGCACGAAATAGCGCGACAGCGCGATGAAAGCCGCGAAGAGCGGCAGCGCGATGAGCGTCGAGCCCGCCATCACATCCCCCCAGCGCAGGTCGAACGCCCCGATCATCGAGGCGAGCCCCAGCGGCACGGTCTTGTTGGCATCCGAGCCGATCATCACCAGGGCAAAGGTGTAGTCGGTCCAGGACAGCAGGAAGGCGAAGATCGCCACCGTCACCAGCCCCGGCGCCGACAGCGGCAGCACCACCCGCAGGAACGCGCCCAGCCGGGTGCAGCCGTCAACCATGGCCGCCTCCTCAAGCTCGAACGGCAGGGTCTTGAAGAACCCCCACAGGAACCACACCCCCAGCGGCATGGTGATCGTCAGATGCGAGATGACCAGCGACAGCAGCGTGTCGTTCAGCCCGACCAGCGTCATCATGGAATAAAGCGGGATCGCCAGCAGCAGCGGCGGGAACATGTAGGCATAGAGCATGCCCACGATGATCATCTGCTTGCCGCGGATGCGCTGGCGGGTGACGCCATAGGCGATCATCACCGAAAGCATCATGGTCAACGCGACGGTGGTGACGGCCACGATCAGGCTGTTGAGGAACTGGCGCGGATAATCGGTCTGGGCCAGCAGGCTGGTGTAATAGCCCAGCGTCCAGTGCCGAGGCACCAGCGAGGGGGTCATCAGCATCTCCTGCGTCGGGCGCAGGGATGAGACGATCATCCAGTAGATCGGAAAACCGCTATAGACGGCCAGCACGAGCGCCGCAAAATAGATGCCGGCGCGACCGGCCAGCCGGCGCGGGCCGGAACGGCGCGGCCCGGGCCGGGCCGCAGGGGAGGGGGCCTGGGTGGCGGGCCGGCTCATTTGCTCGTCTCCATCGGAAAGAGGCGGAAGTAGATCGTCACCGCCAGCATGAGCACCAGGAAGGACAGCGTGGCGACCGCCGCGCCGGTGCCGATGTCATACAGCGCGAATGCCTCGCGGTAGGACAGCACCGGCAGATGCTCGGTCGCGCCGAGCGGACCGCCACCGGTCGTCAGCCAGATCACGTCGAACTTGTTGAACATCCACACCCCGCGCAGCAGGATGACCACGGTCAGGATCGGCCGCAGCGATGGCAGGGTGACGTGCAGGAACTGCCGCACCGGACCGGCCCCGTCGACGCGGGCAGCCTCGTAAAGCTGGCGGGGCACGGTCTGCAGCCCGGCCAGGAAGGTCGTGGTGACGAAAGGCGTCCACAGCCAGACCGAGATCAGCACCACCGACAGCATCGAGGCGGTCTCTGTCTCGAACCAGCGGATCTGCGGCAGGCCCCAATCCTCCATCAGGATGGTGACGATCCCCAGCGATCCGTCCACCATCCACTTGAAGACCAGCACCGCCACGACGGTGGGCAGCAGATAGGGCAGGAATGCCAGCCCGCGCAGCAGCGAGCGGCCGAGGAAATCCTGGTTCAGCAGCAGCGCAAAGCCGATGCCCAGCACGACCTGCAGGACGATGCAGAGGCCGGCATAGACAAAGCCGTTGCCGAGCGCGTTCCAGAACTGGCCGTCCCCCAGCACCTGGGCGTATTTGCCCAGCCCCACCCAGACCGGATCGGTGGTCAGCGACGGCATGTCGTAGAAGCTGAGCGACACCGCATAAAGCGCGGGGCCGACGATCAGCAGCAGGGTCGCAACGGCCCCGACCGCAAGGAAGCCGGGCAGCAGCCAGCGCGTCATGGTATCCTCCCCTCGGGGCAAGGCGGGGAGGGTCGCCCCTCCCCGCGCCGGTCACTTGATGACATCGCGCATCCGCGCCGCGGCCGCCTTGACCGCCTCGGCGGAATCCATGCCGCGCAGGATCTTGTTCTGCAGCATCTCGGGCATCACGAAGGATTCAAAGACCTTGCCGGGGCGCACGTCCGGCGCCGGACCCTGGGTGTCGATCGAGCTGAGGATGACCGAGTTGTCGGTGATCAGGGCGCGCATCTGTTCGATCGCCGCTTCGTGCTTCTTGATCAGCGGGTTGTCGCGCCAGCGCGGGTCGTCATAGATGTCCAGGCGGGTGGGCTGGAAATGCACCGGCGCGGTGTGCAGGAAATCGACCATGCGCTCGGTCGTCAGCCAGCGCATGAAGTCCATCGTCCGGCCGGTGTTGTCGGTCTTCAGCACCACCCAGCCGTCATAGCCGTGGCTGACCGCCTTCTGCTTTCCGGCGCTGTCCATATAGGGCATCAGACCGAAATTGCCGGCCATGCCGGGGTTGTCGCGCTCGACTGCCTCGAACACGCGGCCGGCATAGGCGCCATGCCCGATCGCCCCGCCGACAAGGTTCGACAGCACATCGGCATAGCTTGCCTGCAACGCCCCCGACGGCATCGTCGGGTAAAGCCGGGCCATGAAGTCGAGATAGGCCGCAACCCTCGGCGCCATCTCGGCGCTGTCGAGGATGACGTTCCACTGGTCGTCGAACAGCCGGACGCCCTCGGCCCACAGGAAGGCGAAGGACATCCAGTTGGCCGCGCCGTTCGACCCGATCGGGAACAGGCAGCCGCGCTGGCGGCCCTCGACCAGCGCCTCGCAGTTGGCCGCAAAGGCATCCCAGGTTTCGGGCATCGCCAGCCCCTTCGCCTCGTACAGGTCCTTGCGATAATAGATGAGCGCCAGGTTGTAATCGAAGGGGTACCAGTAGACCTTGCCATCAATCGGGAACAGGATGTTGTTGCCCCATTGATGCGCGTCGGTCAGCTCGTTCAGCGGGACGATCAGATCCTGTTCGGCCAGCATCAGCACCTGCCCGATGAAGCCCACATTGGCGACATCATAGGGCGTTCCCGATCGCACGCCGTTGGTTATCTTGGTGAAGGCTTCGTCCAGCGGGACGGAATCGACGACCACCTCGGTCCCGGTCTTGTCCTGATAGTCCTTGGCCATCTTGCCGAAGAAGGCCAGCGTGTCCTTGCCGGTCTCGCAGTTGAGGAACCGGATCGGGCGGGCGGACTGCGCCCGCACCGCCGGCGCGGCCAGCCCGGCCAGCGAAAGACCCAGCCCCAGCGCGCCTGCGCCGCGCATCGTCTGCCGGCGAGTCCACAACCCGCCCCTGCCTTTCTCGTAAGTCATTGCTTCCTCCTCCCCATCATCCGCGGCCTGCGCGGTGTCGTGCTGCGTTGACGACCGCCGCCGGCGGTTCACACGGCGGCGGCCAGGCGGTTCCCATCCTGCGCGTCGAACAGGTGGATGGCCGGTCCGGGGATGGCGATGCCCACGGTGTCGCCCACCCGGATGTCGTCGCGCCGTCCGGACATGGCGCGCAGCCTGTGGCCGGCCAGCGCGCCGATGAACAGCGTCTGCGAGCCGAGCTGCTCGATCCCGCGGATCTCGAACGGCAGCCCGTCCTCGACGATGGCGACCGCCTCGGGGCGCACGCCAAGGGTGACGGGGCCGGAACGCGCGCCTGCCCGCGCCGCGATCCGCAGGCCCTGGCCGATGCCGATGCCCTGACCGTCGAGATCGCCGGGGATCAGGTTCATCTCGGGCGAGCCGATGAAGCTGGCCACGAAGGTATTGGCCGGCCGGTCATAGACCTCGAGCGGCGAGCCGATCTGCTGGACCCGTCCGTCGCGCATGATGACGATCCGGTCGGCGAGCGTCATCGCCTCGACCTGGTCATGGGTCACGTAGATCATCGCCTTGCCGATCCGCCGCTGCAGCAGCGCGATCTCCTCGCGCATCCGGGCGCGCAGCTTGGCGTCGAGGTTGGACAGCGGCTCGTCCAGCAGGAACACCGCCGGGTCGCGGACCAGCGCCCGGCCCAGTGCCACGCGCTGCATCTGCCCGCCCGAGAGCTGCCCCGGCTTGCGATCCAGCAGATGGGTGATGTCCAGCATCTGTGCGGCCGCATCGACGCGGCGGGTGATCTCGGCCGCATCCATGCCGCGCATCTTCAGCCCGAAGGACATGTTCCCGCGGATCGTCTTATGGGGGTAGAGCGCGTAGTTCTGGAACACCATCGCGATGTCGCGATCCTTCGGCTCGTTCGCTGTCACGTCGCGCCCGCCGATCAGAAGCTGGCCCGAGGTGATTTCCTCCAGCCCCGCGACCATCCGCAGGGTGGTGGACTTGCCGCAGCCTGACGGCCCCAGCAGCACGATCAGCTCGCCCTTGGCGATCTCCAGATCGACGCCCTCGACCGCCATGACCGAGCCATACATCTTGCGAAGCTTGCGCAGACTGACCTCGGCCATCACGCGGCCCCCCTGAGGGTGCGTACCGCACGGTGGTTCACGGGCGTCAATGCCGCCTTCGCCTCGCGGAAGCGGTCGAAGGCATCGTCATAGACGCCCCGCACCGAGGGATCGGGGCGCAGCGTTTCGGCCACCCGTATCGCGCGGGCGGCATCGTCGGTGTCGGCAAAGACGCCCGCGCCGATCCCCGCGATCAGCGCCGCGCCGTAAGAGGCGTCGCCCTCGGCGGGCACCTCGATGGTCAGCCCGGTGACGTCGGCGATGATCTGCCGCCACAGGGCGCTGCGGGTGCCGCCGCCGACCAGCCGCGCGGTGTCAAAGCCCATGGCGCGATCGCGCAGCACCGACAGGCAGTCGCGCAGCGTGAAGGCGATCCCTTCGTAAAGCGCGCGGCACAGATGCGGCCCCCCATGTCCAAAGCCCAGGCCCACGAAGGAGGCCCGCAGGTCGGGATCCCAGTAGGGGCTGCGCTCGCCGTTCAGATAGGGGTGGAACAACAGCCCCTCGCATCCGGCCGGGGCCTGGCGGGCAAGCCGGTCCATGCCGTCGAACCCTTCGGCCGCGAACAGCGCATCGCGCAGCCAGCGATGTGCCGAGGCGCAGGAATTGGTGCCCAGGATCGCGTAATGATGGCCGGGGACGAGATGGGGATAGTGGATCACGTCATCCGAAAAGGCCGGCGCCGCCGTCAGGGTCGAGACGGTGCCGGCGGTGGCCAGCTTCAGCGCGCCGATGCCCGGCCGGGTCATCCCGGCGGCATAGGTTTCCGCGTTGGTGTCCGATGTGCCGCAGATAACGGCGGTGCCGGCGCGCAGCCCGGTCTGCCGCGCGGCCTCGGCCCCGACCTCGCCGGTGACGGCGCTCGAGCCGGTGATCGCCGGCAGCACCTCGGGCGCGATGCCGGCCAGCGCGCACAGCTCGGCCGACCATCCGCCCGTTGCGGCATCGGCCAGCATGAGCCCCCAGGCGTCGGTGATGTCGGTGGCTGCGCTGCCGTCCAGCCGGCGGCGCAGCCAGTCCTTGGCGGGCAGGATGCGGCGGATCGCGGCATGGGTGCCCGGTTCCTCCTCGCGCAGCCAGATCAGCTGCGGCAGCGTCCATGTCGGGCTGATCCGGTTGCCCGAGCGCGCCAGGATCATGTCCCCATGGGCGGCGCGGGCGCGGGCGACCTGCGCGCCCGAGCGGGCGTCGTTCCACATGATCGCCGGCCGCAGCGTGCGGCCCTGCGCATCCTCGAGCACATGGGTATGCGCGCCGGCCGTCACCGAAACCGCCGCGATCCGCGCCGGATCGACGCCTTGCGCCCACAGATCGCGCAGCGCCCCGACCAGCGCCGCCCACCAGCCCTCAGGATCCTGCTCGCTGTAGCCGGGCCTTGGCGCCAGCGTCTCGACGGGCGCCGAGGCGGTGGCCACGACCGCGCCCGCGGCGGTGATCACGGTCGATTTCAGCGATCCCGCGCCCAGGTCGATGCCCAGCAGCAACGTCTCAGCCATTCTGGTCGGCGTCCGGGGCGCGGTCGCGGTAGGGGTCGATGGAACCGGGGCGGGGCGCGAAACCCAGCTTGCCGGGGTTGAACAGGTTCTGCGGGTCGAGAGCGGCCTTGATCTTGCGCAGCACCGCCATCCCCTCGCCATGTTCGGCATCCATCCAGGGCGCGCGGAACAGCCCGCTGCCATGATGATGGGCGATCGAGCCGCCGTGGCGCAGCGTCTCGCCGGTGGCGATCTCCCACAGTTCGGCATGCAGCGGCAGGGCCTTGTCCTGCTCCATCGGCGGAAGGCGGATGGTCATGTACTGGCACACCCCCTCGGGGTAGACATGCGACCAGTGGGCGCTGAAATGCGCGTCCGGCGCCACCGCCGCGATGCGCGCGGCGATGGTGTCGTAAAGCGAGGCCACCCTGCTCCAGTTCACGGTCACCTCGATGGTGTCGTTGTAATAGCCCTTGTCGAGCCATTGCTTGGTGATCGAGGTGTAGCGGTGGGCGCGCCAGTCGTCGAAGGGGGCGGTTTCGGTTTCCACGGCGTCCAGTTCGGCCGCAAAGCCGCGCACCAGATCGGCCTCGGCGGCGACGATGCCCGGCTCGCCGCACAGGACGATGTTGGCCATCACCGGGCGGGCGGCGAAGGCCGCGATCCCCTCCACCCGGCCGCGGGTTTCCTTTTCGTCATAGATGCGGACGATGCGCGGGTGCAGCCCCGCCTGCATGATCCGCCGGGCAAGGGACAGCGCCGCGCCGCGGTCGGGCAGGGCCAGCACGATCACCGTCTCGGCCTCGGGCAGCTTCCAGATCCGCATGGTCAACCGGGTGATGATCGCCAGCGTGCCCTCGTTGCCGACGATCAGATCCAGGATCGACGGGCCGGAGGCGCGCTTTGGCAGCGGCCGCACCGTGAGGATGTTGCCGTCGGGCATCACCGCCTCAAGGCCCACGACGATATTCTCGATCTTGCCGAAGCGGCTCGATTCCTGCCCGCCGCCGCGGCAGGCCGCCCAGCCCCCCACGGTCGAGATGGTCAGCGACTGCGGCAGGTGCCCCGAGGTATAGCCGGCCTCGTTCAGCGCCGCCTCGAAATCCTCGCCGTTCATGCCGGCCTCGACGGTGACGAGGTTGTTTTCGCGGTCGAGATCGAGGATGCGGTTCATGCGGCGCAGATCGACCATGATCTCGTGCCCCAGCGGGATGATCCCGCCCAGCACGCCCGAGCCGCGGCCATAGGGGATCAGCGGCCGGTCGTCGGCCGCGGCCTTGCGGACGATCGCCACCACGTCCTCGGTCGAGCCGGGGCGGACCACGACATCGGGCAGGGTGCCGACCAGCGCGCCCTCGCGGGCACGGAAATTGGCATAAGGCAGCCGGTCATGGGCATAGCGGCCGCGCGAATCGGGGTCCGTGAGGACGTGATCGGACCCGATCAGCGCGCCGAACGCGGTGCCGAGATCATTCTGTGTCAACGGACTGTTCTCCCTTTGCGGCGCCATTGCTCAAGCGTTGCGCAATCGTTTGCTCAAAGGGACGTTGCGCCAGCGCATGCGCGTTGTCAAATGCTATTCTACGCGGAATGCGGCGGCGCGGATGAGCCGCGGACCATCAGCTCGCCTGGCGGCAGCAGCAGCGGCCCGTCCCATCCCTCGCCGCGCGAATCGCCGTCGATCAGCGCCAGCAGCCGGCGGACCGCGGCGCCCCCCATGTCCCGCGTCGGCAGCGCCACGGTGGTGACCTGCGGATAGACGACGCGGGCCAGCAGATCATCATGCATCGTCACGACCGACACATCCTCGGGCACCCGCAGCGCCAGCTCATGCAGGCGCGAGATCGCCGCCACCCCGGTCAGCAGCGTCGCCGCCTGGATCGCCGTAACCCGCTGGGCGATCAGCCGATCGACGGCGGCGGGCACTTCGTCGGGGTTATAGCCGGCTTCGGCGACAAGATGCTCGCCATGGTCAAGGCCGGCCGCTGCCAGCGCCGTCTGCCAGCCGCGCAGCCGCATCTCGCCGTTGAAGCGCCCGCGCCGGCCGGCGAGATGGCCGATTCGCCGGTGCCCCAGGCCGATCAGGTGCGCCACGCCGATTTCCGCCGCGCGGCCGGTGTCCATCGCAACGCAGTTGTCGTTGCCGGCCAGATGCCGGTTCAGGATCACATGGGGCCGGTCGCTGGCCGCAAGGGTGCGGCGCAGGCTGTCATTTTCATCAAAGCTGGCGATGATCACCCCTTCGATGAGGCTTGTCCTGGCCAGGTCCGCCATCATCTGGCGAGCATCGCCATGTTCATAGCAGACCAGCAGCGCATAGCCGGCGCGGCGCGCCTCGATCTCGGCCCCGATGATCGCCGAGGCAAAGACCGGGTTCTCGATCTGCGGCACCACCATCAGCAGCGTGGATGAGCGCGCCGTCTTCAGCGCCCGCGCGATCGGGTTGACCTTGTAGCCCAGCCGGCCCGCCGCCTCGATGATGCGGCTGCGCGTGGCGTCGGCCACCCGCCCCTTGTTCTGCAGCACCCTGCTGACGGTCGACACATCTACCCCGACCTCGGCCGCGACATCGCGAAGGGTGACAGGGGGTTTGGGATCGGACACCGCCACTCCACAAGGTTGCCTGGGGGCAGGCGCCCGGCGCCAGCGCCAAGGCGGCGCGGCGGGCGCGGCCCTGCCTTCATACCTAGGACGGTTGCGCGCCTGCTGTAAACGGCAGGCCGCTCAGATGGAGGCCGGCGGAGCGGCGGGCGGGCAGGCCCCGGCGGCTCGGCCGCAGG
Above is a genomic segment from Paracoccus contaminans containing:
- a CDS encoding SDR family NAD(P)-dependent oxidoreductase — its product is MTGAPCAVVKGGGTGIGLATARLLHARGWDVTAAGLESEDCFPGDLGFAECDVTDPASVAALFAGLDRLDGLVTCAGTIRFDREWQPEIFEQVMAVNVTGVLNCCTQARGALERSGGSVVNIASMWSWFGNPVAPAYGTSKGAVAALTRSLAVAWGRRGIRVNAVAPGWVETRISQGARTDPARKAGIDARIPLGRWADPQEIATVAAFLLSPEASYVHGAIMPVDGGYLAA
- a CDS encoding glycerol dehydrogenase yields the protein MRILGAPLRYVQGPGAIDRLADEIAIVGGGPVAVVIDPVARDLLGARIAAQLPAARLLDFGGECTGAEIAARAAEAEDARLILGIGGGKAIDTAKGVAIERRLPVGIVPTIASNDSPTSHIAVVYTADHAVEGVRHLATNPHLVLVDTAVIAAAPRRFLAAGIGDAMSKPYELAGALAGGGLNFFGGQPTELTLAIVARARAILLADSHAAMAATAPDPAFERVVEAAVLLSGLAFESGGLSIAHSMVRGFSVVPQLSGLLHGEMVALGTLTQIAAGQGTPDELREMADFLGSLGLPTSFARLDVTEDAVFERIATVALTAPYAGNYHRPLAPQDLVRAMRMLDAEQRA
- a CDS encoding carbohydrate ABC transporter permease → MSRPATQAPSPAARPGPRRSGPRRLAGRAGIYFAALVLAVYSGFPIYWMIVSSLRPTQEMLMTPSLVPRHWTLGYYTSLLAQTDYPRQFLNSLIVAVTTVALTMMLSVMIAYGVTRQRIRGKQMIIVGMLYAYMFPPLLLAIPLYSMMTLVGLNDTLLSLVISHLTITMPLGVWFLWGFFKTLPFELEEAAMVDGCTRLGAFLRVVLPLSAPGLVTVAIFAFLLSWTDYTFALVMIGSDANKTVPLGLASMIGAFDLRWGDVMAGSTLIALPLFAAFIALSRYFVQGLTAGAVKG
- a CDS encoding carbohydrate ABC transporter permease, which produces MTRWLLPGFLAVGAVATLLLIVGPALYAVSLSFYDMPSLTTDPVWVGLGKYAQVLGDGQFWNALGNGFVYAGLCIVLQVVLGIGFALLLNQDFLGRSLLRGLAFLPYLLPTVVAVLVFKWMVDGSLGIVTILMEDWGLPQIRWFETETASMLSVVLISVWLWTPFVTTTFLAGLQTVPRQLYEAARVDGAGPVRQFLHVTLPSLRPILTVVILLRGVWMFNKFDVIWLTTGGGPLGATEHLPVLSYREAFALYDIGTGAAVATLSFLVLMLAVTIYFRLFPMETSK
- a CDS encoding ABC transporter substrate-binding protein; amino-acid sequence: MTYEKGRGGLWTRRQTMRGAGALGLGLSLAGLAAPAVRAQSARPIRFLNCETGKDTLAFFGKMAKDYQDKTGTEVVVDSVPLDEAFTKITNGVRSGTPYDVANVGFIGQVLMLAEQDLIVPLNELTDAHQWGNNILFPIDGKVYWYPFDYNLALIYYRKDLYEAKGLAMPETWDAFAANCEALVEGRQRGCLFPIGSNGAANWMSFAFLWAEGVRLFDDQWNVILDSAEMAPRVAAYLDFMARLYPTMPSGALQASYADVLSNLVGGAIGHGAYAGRVFEAVERDNPGMAGNFGLMPYMDSAGKQKAVSHGYDGWVVLKTDNTGRTMDFMRWLTTERMVDFLHTAPVHFQPTRLDIYDDPRWRDNPLIKKHEAAIEQMRALITDNSVILSSIDTQGPAPDVRPGKVFESFVMPEMLQNKILRGMDSAEAVKAAAARMRDVIK
- a CDS encoding ABC transporter ATP-binding protein; the protein is MAEVSLRKLRKMYGSVMAVEGVDLEIAKGELIVLLGPSGCGKSTTLRMVAGLEEITSGQLLIGGRDVTANEPKDRDIAMVFQNYALYPHKTIRGNMSFGLKMRGMDAAEITRRVDAAAQMLDITHLLDRKPGQLSGGQMQRVALGRALVRDPAVFLLDEPLSNLDAKLRARMREEIALLQRRIGKAMIYVTHDQVEAMTLADRIVIMRDGRVQQIGSPLEVYDRPANTFVASFIGSPEMNLIPGDLDGQGIGIGQGLRIAARAGARSGPVTLGVRPEAVAIVEDGLPFEIRGIEQLGSQTLFIGALAGHRLRAMSGRRDDIRVGDTVGIAIPGPAIHLFDAQDGNRLAAAV
- a CDS encoding xylulokinase; this encodes MAETLLLGIDLGAGSLKSTVITAAGAVVATASAPVETLAPRPGYSEQDPEGWWAALVGALRDLWAQGVDPARIAAVSVTAGAHTHVLEDAQGRTLRPAIMWNDARSGAQVARARAAHGDMILARSGNRISPTWTLPQLIWLREEEPGTHAAIRRILPAKDWLRRRLDGSAATDITDAWGLMLADAATGGWSAELCALAGIAPEVLPAITGSSAVTGEVGAEAARQTGLRAGTAVICGTSDTNAETYAAGMTRPGIGALKLATAGTVSTLTAAPAFSDDVIHYPHLVPGHHYAILGTNSCASAHRWLRDALFAAEGFDGMDRLARQAPAGCEGLLFHPYLNGERSPYWDPDLRASFVGLGFGHGGPHLCRALYEGIAFTLRDCLSVLRDRAMGFDTARLVGGGTRSALWRQIIADVTGLTIEVPAEGDASYGAALIAGIGAGVFADTDDAARAIRVAETLRPDPSVRGVYDDAFDRFREAKAALTPVNHRAVRTLRGAA
- a CDS encoding FAD-binding oxidoreductase; this translates as MTQNDLGTAFGALIGSDHVLTDPDSRGRYAHDRLPYANFRAREGALVGTLPDVVVRPGSTEDVVAIVRKAAADDRPLIPYGRGSGVLGGIIPLGHEIMVDLRRMNRILDLDRENNLVTVEAGMNGEDFEAALNEAGYTSGHLPQSLTISTVGGWAACRGGGQESSRFGKIENIVVGLEAVMPDGNILTVRPLPKRASGPSILDLIVGNEGTLAIITRLTMRIWKLPEAETVIVLALPDRGAALSLARRIMQAGLHPRIVRIYDEKETRGRVEGIAAFAARPVMANIVLCGEPGIVAAEADLVRGFAAELDAVETETAPFDDWRAHRYTSITKQWLDKGYYNDTIEVTVNWSRVASLYDTIAARIAAVAPDAHFSAHWSHVYPEGVCQYMTIRLPPMEQDKALPLHAELWEIATGETLRHGGSIAHHHGSGLFRAPWMDAEHGEGMAVLRKIKAALDPQNLFNPGKLGFAPRPGSIDPYRDRAPDADQNG
- a CDS encoding LacI family DNA-binding transcriptional regulator, which translates into the protein MSDPKPPVTLRDVAAEVGVDVSTVSRVLQNKGRVADATRSRIIEAAGRLGYKVNPIARALKTARSSTLLMVVPQIENPVFASAIIGAEIEARRAGYALLVCYEHGDARQMMADLARTSLIEGVIIASFDENDSLRRTLAASDRPHVILNRHLAGNDNCVAMDTGRAAEIGVAHLIGLGHRRIGHLAGRRGRFNGEMRLRGWQTALAAAGLDHGEHLVAEAGYNPDEVPAAVDRLIAQRVTAIQAATLLTGVAAISRLHELALRVPEDVSVVTMHDDLLARVVYPQVTTVALPTRDMGGAAVRRLLALIDGDSRGEGWDGPLLLPPGELMVRGSSAPPHSA